The DNA window tttgaaagACATGAATGGCAAGTACTACTGCACTGAATATGATCTTCCCTGCTTTATAGTAGGTCTGTGTTTTGTGCCTcgtaatatttatagatatataatccACACTTCAGTAGAGAATAACCAGACTTTGTAAGGCAATGATTTGTTTGaaataagggattttgatgaaggaaaaatctatttctgggcgagagacctgtgccgcccagtgaaatgctccttaagcaccatttctaaggtatatgactgctatatattaccagagaaaaattgcataggaatgccaggttgaacccagctcgctcacctatataaggtgtcggtatattaCTGGGGCAAGataaatcataaccagaggcctcgcaccaattagagatttcctcttcaaaatccctgaaacagcgaggtgccgttcaacatctatGCTGCGTAAGCTACTACTACCAACTGCAATGATTTGTTTGAAATAAACAATTTTAGAGATGGTTATAGTTCTGATTTCTAAGAAGTAATAGTTCAAAGTATACAgtacctttctttttcttttttctttgctccTCTTGTGGTAAGTCTTGCAAAAAGCATTTAGGACAGTGCCAATATGTCCTAAGTTCATAAACCAAATTACATAAGCCCGGAGATACATACTGAAACTCCAGATCATCGGTTGGATGGCTTCTATAGGAGTTTCAGTTCTGTCCAAGTGAAACACCTCCTGTTGAGTACATTTTAAGGATACGGTTAATTTGTTATGGAAAATTGCTAATAAGTGAGGTTTTTAAATTATACTTCCATTAATTCCAGGTTGTGATTGGATCATTATTCAAATAATCGGCTAACAATCTATTTTTGAGGAACTTGATAACTCCTATAGTAGTGGATtcctgtattgtattttacattagAGACTGGTCTTATAGTCTTTAGTGAGTAAAGAGAGTCAACTTGCCTATTTGTGTAgtgcaattatttttttattgtatatgtacTATAAAAAATTTAGACTGCAGTATACCTTTGTTGTGAGCAAATAAAAATTTGATCCCAGCTGATAATATTGAAATGAGGCATCTTTACTTTTGCCTTATATTCATTCTTCAtggacaggatgccagaaaacctcaaataagtcaatcaatcaatcaatcattcttcaTGGATGACCTGGAACTGGTGTAAGTTGAAACTTTACTTACCATCATGTCTTTAATGACTTACCATCATGTCTTTAATGAAGAATGCACTGATGGCAACATCCATAAAAGTAAATGTCAGACTTATGGTTAACCATGGAAGGTAGTAACCCCAGCGTTTCCGAGcattacctgaaaagaaaaaaaaatctgttcaaaggtttatacataataaagatagtCATTGAAAATATGTCTTTATGATGTTTTGAAGATTATATAAATCATTTGAATTGGTTAGAAATAGTGTctaatctttttatttcattattgttgcTCATCATGAGCAGGTGTAAATTTTTGGTTTTATTGTTGTTCAACTGAAATAGGAgatacatttttcattttcttttgaaatcCATTTTCAAGGATACTTGAGCTAAAATATATGTGGTTTAAATCTAGGGCGAACGAGAACGTCGCACTTTGTCAAGCTGACAAGACTGTTGCCTTTGTCCTCATCTACACCGAACAATACAACGAAAAACTGGTTAAGGTTATAACGAAATTTGAGTGCCTTACCCGCAACCGTACCTAGTACATCAAAAGAGATGCTATCAAGatgattaaggctgtcaatgcagCCACGACCACCACCCATTTGCTATACTTTACAGGCGATTACGGTCTTGGCTACCTATATGCGAACATCAAGATCCTCAAGACCAAAAACTCACTTAGACCTATCATACGCCAGTGCCCACGTACTAACTCCCTTCTATCTTCATACATCCTGGACAGTTTTAGCGTGCTATCCTCTGCTGAATTTCTCACCACCATCAGGCTCTTCTCAAGCAACGGTTTCATTACTTTCGTTGACATTGAGTCTGTTTACCAATGTCCCTGCCAATGAGACCATCATATTAATGATGGACTACAGTATGTCTACAGGGACCAAGCTATACTGCCCTTGGCAGTACCATGTTACTATTACTGCAATATAGTTTTTGGCCAGAAAATCCAAAAATGTCTCCATTGTCAATGATCTGCCACTCTAGTTTGTGATCTGCTTTTAACCAAAGTGTCATCAGACATCCTCAAGGATGTAAAGCTGAGAATGTACGGTAGCAGCTCCAGTAAAAGATAGTGTGTGCTGTTGGTTGGTCATCTTTTCATCTGGTATTGTGGTTTTTCCTTGTTAGATTTCATCTTCATTTTTCCAATCATCAGTTATCTTGATGGCAGTAGAGGTTGACATGATAAAAACTTTCTTGTGAAGTTATTGGTAGGGATGGGTGTTATATATAATTAGTTCATTCCTGTTAAAAGAAAGGACCTGAAATTTTGTGGGAGATACTGAAGACCAAGAGGAAGATTGTGTCTCTTGACTTAGCTTTAATCTTTCATATCCAGGTGAACTGTATCTTCTTGTTAATATTAGGAAGAATAGGGACGTGTTCCATCTCCTTCCCCCTTCTAACCTCAATTTTTGTGTAACAAATGTTTTAGGTCCATAGAGGAATAAACAGTTAATACATTCACCATGCCATAGAAGCACActgcaaaaattaaaaaataaactgaaTACCACCTGGGATAAATCCAGAGAGAGAACAGTCAAAATTTTGATGCCAAGAAAGAAGGACAGTTTACAGCAAAGAATTGAAGTTGTCAGGGACATTTACAAACTGATTTCTGGTGATCAAAGTTCTACTGAATGAATTCCAGTAAGATATGACACGTACAGTTAGGACTCATTTGAAGGTCTTAGGGTGACATACCATACACCTTTCAGAATGGAAACTGTGgcttcagtttttatttccatcaAGGAAGGAGAGTTCATAGGACCTTTGGTCCAATTCCCTCTGATTTGAGAAAATACTTTTCTTTAGCTTGCCCATAGATCCACAACTTTTTATCTGGGATACCACAGGTCCCTCTTACAGGAGAAACATAAATGCTATTCACAAAGTATCAAGATTTTGAGCACACCTGCTAGACCGCTTGGTGACTATTAATTGGTTTCTACAAGACAGAGAAGAGCACACCAGGTTGCTGAGGTTGAAGGCACTCTTCCCATACCAAGTATTTGCTGTATTTATAAGTAGAAATTTGTATGTTTGATATCCAGCAACGGATAACTGGCTTACCTGAAGGATCCAGTTGATGCAAAATTGAGGATTTTGTATTTTGTAGCAGAGATCGTTTTGGTTCGGCCAAGGCCAGCATTGCCAATATTTTATGCCGGCTCTTTCCAGGAATTCCCAGTGTGGAAAGCAAAAAGTTTTAAGTAGACTGAAAAAAGAAGGCCAAGCATATCAGATGCTCTTAACGACTCATAGTTTGTCCCTTGCTACTGTTTAAAACTTGAAAAATTTGAGTGTTAACAATGATATTCTCCTCTGAATAATACTGAAGTGCTTTAGTGTGGTCTAGTCTCCTGATTTGTCAagtgttatagaaaaaaaaattgtaaaatgctTTATCCAGTTTTTCTCACAGTACTGAGTTAAATATTGCACTTTAAAACTATACTTACCCCAGACTTAAGAAAGTGGTAAAGTGCTACACCAAAAAGTGAAGGCTGATCTTTGAATTGTTAAATACTCCAGTGGGACCTCTAATAGTAAATATTTTCACAGAGTATTTTGACTGACctaatttttccaaaaaaatttgTAAAGCAATGTTTTGTAATTTAGAAATGTGTTTAGATATCCAAATATGTTTAAAGCAAAACAACTCGAGACTAAATAAGCGTAAGAGTTAGCCGTACCGTACATAAGAAGCAATGCAGAGACGAACCATAATGCATGCAGGACTAGGTATGCAATTTGGTATGCAAAATTTACTTCTGGCAACGTCTCTTCTGGTCTCTCCTTTAGTGGATAGTCATCTGTAACCCACTCTGGGACGGTGTAGTTAGAGCCATACCTATCAGTGCACGAACCATTCGGAGCTGTAAAAATTTTAAGAGatttttacagttattattattattattattatcattattattattattattactactactactactactactactagctaagctacaaccctagttggaacagcaggatgctataaggcaggaggctccaacagggaaaatagcccagtgaggaaagaaaaaaaggaaaatagaatattttaagaagagtaacaatattaaaataaatatttcctatataaactataaaaacttcaacaaaataagaggaagagaaataagatagaatagtgtgctcgcgtgtaccctcaagcaagagaactctaacccaaggcagtggaagacctcggtacagaggctatggcactacccaagactagagaacaatggtttgattttggagtgtcctcctagaagagctgcttaccacagctaaagtcccttctacccttacaaagaggaaagtggccactgaacaattacagtgtagtaaccccttgggtgaagaattgtttggtaatctgtgttgtcaggtgtatgaggatagaggagaatatgtaaagaataggccagactattcagtgtggatgtgtgtaggcaaagggaaaatgaaccctaaccagagagaagggtccaatatagtaccatcttgccagtcaaaagactccataactctctagcggtagtgtctgaGGTTTTAAAGTTCCTCGCATCATTTCTTCCACTTTAAACATTCTCTTTGTTTGATATTGACACAAAATTGTAATTGCAAGTAAAGAATGATATTTAAatagcagtgatttttttttcaagagatatTATAAATGGTGCATTTATCTGTTACAcataaaagaagagaaattattTCTTTACCTTACTGTATACTGTAGGTATTAGAGTATAGTTTTATGATGAAATTGGGCCTTAATTGTCTATATGCTGCTAACTTTGAACCTCAgagtatacacacattttatatatacttgtatatatgtatatatatattcatatatacatacatatatatatatatatatatatatatatatatatatatatatatacattatatatatatatatatatatatatatatgtgtgtgtgtgtgtatatatatatatatatatatatatatatatatatatatatatatatatatatatatatatatatatatacagtatatatacatatatatatatacagtatatgtatatatacatatatatatacacagtatatatatatatatatatgtgtgtgtgtgtgtaattttttataCTTAGAGCAAGCAAAGCATGGTATTacattgttatcattatatttacattttgtctATATAGATTCTAAAATATTGAGATTTCACTTGTAAACTATTTTTCAACAGGAGCcaaagtgcacacacacacgcacacacacatttatataatccCTCATAAGCTGATCTATTTAGTGCCAAATGTATCATTTTTATTAGCGGGTCTCAGAAGTAGAGGGCAGCACTGCAGTTGATATACTTACTGTAATAATACCAGCTGTAGAATTTATCAAGACCTGCATGTAATTTAGAGTCTGGTGGTTCGATGATACATGTGGCTACCATTATGAGTACAAAGTTGAGAATTCCAAAAATGACTGCCTCACACtgcaaaaaaaaagggaagaattaAGAatagttttgctttttgaattaCGAAATTATTCAAAGGGCAAATTCTATGAATAGAATGAGCATGGATTTTTTTAGAAAACATAGAGCAttctgttaagtttttttttttttttttaatatgaatgacAAATAACTACAGTACTAGAGAGGGATAGGGAAATGAATGAGCCAAGTGGTAGTTTAgattaaattgtatttattattattattattattattgttgttgttgttgttgttgttaatattattattattattattattgttgttacttgctaagctacaaccctagttggaaaagtagtaggctatgctataagcccaggagtcccGACAGGCATTCAAAAGTTAGAAATGAGTACAATGAATATATCATAGAAGggaaattaatttagttttttttttatttattaatacagtatattcaaaccaatttttttattttacttgaaatatatGAACAATAATTGAATAAGTAGACACACACGCAGATCAACTTGATAGCAACTCCGTCCGGGGGCCTCTTAGACGCAGGGTCATTagccccttccccccaaaaaaaaaaaaaaataaagggattttgacgaaggaaaaatctatttctgggggagagacctgtgacacccggtgaaaagggtccttctttacacttttccaatataaatcttccaaaatatactagagaaagataaaagcatggaatgcagaggttacaaccctcgcgtgaTCACCTtgtggtgtcgtgtatttaacaagggcgtgtgaaaaccactattcacaggctgtcttccttttagataatcccttcatccaTTCGTTTTTA is part of the Palaemon carinicauda isolate YSFRI2023 chromosome 15, ASM3689809v2, whole genome shotgun sequence genome and encodes:
- the LOC137654450 gene encoding uncharacterized protein isoform X2, coding for MCLLRLCCDPHKLTYIAAIFTACEAVIFGILNFVLIMVATCIIEPPDSKLHAGLDKFYSWYYYTPNGSCTDRYGSNYTVPEWVTDDYPLKERPEETLPEVNFAYQIAYLVLHALWFVSALLLMYGNARKRWGYYLPWLTISLTFTFMDVAISAFFIKDMMEVFHLDRTETPIEAIQPMIWSFSMYLRAYVIWFMNLGHIGTVLNAFCKTYHKRSKEKRKRKKLQRKHERELAQARLSAAEEARQAIYNEEQAQIMQEPPNNHYSPEPTIQHEGVQNMPGIENDEYDPPSCSEIPSYVEPPRPPHKIPSEGRPFSYLNPGFRPSDPHDVIGMKKNPAPSIPESNSYRKEQSYFSAVPPTYNDDVSSEGKFLETPAPHRLGQRSTEIGLYKKNYLNFSK